In Lolium rigidum isolate FL_2022 chromosome 3, APGP_CSIRO_Lrig_0.1, whole genome shotgun sequence, the genomic window AAGAAAAAGGCCCGCTTAGAACGATTTGGTCAGAGCACAGGTCAGAGTACAGAGGCTGGCAAGGCGGAAGAAGAGAAGCGGAAGGCACGAGCCCTCAGGTAGATGAATGCGGCAGCGTTATGCCATTCTTTTCAATAGAACCCTAACCTAACAACCAGCTATCTGACATGTCTTTCATGACTTTACCAGGTTTGCAGGAACACCTAGtggaggatctaaaggaaatgacAAGGACGCCTCCAAGCCGGTATGACCACCACACCATGGTTTTAGTGGACCTTTTTTTTACTTCCAATTTAGTACATGGTTTTGTGTGGAATTCCTGCTTTTTTTTTATCGCTGTTCTAACTAGTCGTTTTCATCATTTCCTACGCATGGGCAACTCAGGATGCAGCCACTGTGGCAGGCACAGCGTGATGAAGCTCCCTGTTTTTGTTGAGGTTAGACATCATATAACAATTATGCTCTCTTGTGCCGAGGTCTTGTTTGCTCTTGTATCCCAATAATAACATGGAAACCAACACCGTTTGTTGCAGGTTCTCAGGTATGTCCCGAGAGGCTTTGGTGAAGCCCGTAGCCTGTACACCACTAACGACACCAATGGCGTCATGTTGTCCGAGCCATATTGAGTGCTGTGTACTGTGTAGCACCTACCTAATGACTTCCTTACTGTACTTGCCGGGCAGCGTATCGTCTGTTTGCTGCTTGGTTCGGGGATAATCGTGTACTTCAGTCATACTCATGTGTCTGCAGTGAGGACATTTCTTCGTAGCCATTTTACCTGTGTCTGCAGTTCTATCCTTGGATTGTATGTTTCAGACCCTTTGTGCAACTTAAGGGATGCGACGGGGATCTGAAAATCATGATATGACGCGTGGAAGTGCGGTGCACATCCAGTGTATTCAACTTGCGGGTGATCGACATTGGCTAGTTTCATATAAGTAGTAAATCTGTAGAATGTTTTCCTTTGCTCAAAAATAAAATGATGTAAacgttgaccaaaattttagtaaaaaatgccagcattgatgatACCAAATCAATGTTTTTAGATAGTGCATTATCTCATACATTTCATAGTATCATAGTTCTCGGTACATATTTGATATTTCTATGAGTTTTGTCAAACTACTTGAGaaataatttacacacctttaggAAATGGAGTTAGAAGTAATCAGCAGAGAAACTTTGCTTTATAAATAGGACAACAGAGAAATTTTCCTTTATAAATACGACCTCCATGTCTCACGATACAGGCACAACTGCACAAGACTGAAACCTTATTCCGTTTCCTACATATACTCGTAGCTCCGTAGATACACACCACTGCAATTCGACAGCTTCAACTGCTCGACATCTTGCACGGATCAGTGGCCATACAGCTCCCGGTGCGCGACGAGCCCCTCTGACCTTCGCTCGATGGTGTACCGCAGGTGCTCCTTGACCTGCCGCAGCGCTAGGAGCACCGACTGCACGTCGTTGCTGCCGTCGCTGATGCTCATCACCGGCGGCGCATCACGCTGTGGCTGTGGATCGGCCAGGACCATGGCGAGCCTGTTGCTCTCTGCCTCCGGCTCCCTACTGTCGCTGGTCTCGGCGCCGTCCTCTGTTCTCGGTCGACCTGATTCTGCGGTGTGATAGTGCGGGTTCTCTACCAGCACCAGCGCTAGCCTGTCGTCCTCCTCGCCGCGGTAGCTTGCTTCCGATTTCGATGAGCCGCTGCCGCTGGATGCCGGGGGTTGCTCCGATTCCCTGCAAGCAAGTGCAGAGAAAATTTCCATTAGATTTACACAAATCTGTACATTGTTGCAGAGATAGCATCAGACGAGAATGACACAAGCGCATCAAGAATCAATGTGGTGGGAGCATAACTGCAGCTGCTACAATTACAGCAGCATTAGCACAATCTGTTTGGCGGCGACCGCTGGGTTCCTAGCGAAAAGGTGATGCTCTGAAATTTTTTCAGGTGGTTCTGCTGTGGTTTCTGTGGCGTACATCGCCGACAGTCCGTCCATCTCTTTTTGCTATCCTAAAACGCAATCATTCTGCTCGTTGAGGCAAAGAGAAGAATGTTTTacctatatactccctccgttcctttctatagtgcaaatatatttttagcatttgtttcagaatataaggttgtacttggcttctttccttttttttttgaaacatactTGGCTTTTCTTTCCATTATCCCTTCTTCCGTTCAGCTCCCACACAATATACGtgagaaaaaatccatacaaaatcgaaaacaattaattgagattcctaatgcatggcccaacgatttcttaaaattaggcagcaatattttactttccttaattgaacttggctacacatatatggagaatcaacaagagagatttgtgggatttgttatggtaagttagaaagatgtggatttcccaaattttacattGATATCAAATTGTTCAGCTAGGGGGTCTTATATAAAAAATACTATTGCACTAATTTCCGTACCAAAAAATTATAGACACTACACTAACATGGTGAAAACATTCTCCATTTGGAACTAGCAGCTAGACGTAATTAAACAGGATCAAAGTATATGTCATAATTCCTATGCGAAAAAGGCTAATAGTGATCCCTAGAGCAATCAAtcgattgcttttttttttctttacttttAACCTGTAAGCAGGCACTCATTGTTAACCTGCACGATGCGTACCTCTGTGAATCATGACCGGCGTCACCAGCAGCACTGCCACCGGAACCACCGCCGCAGCTCTTGGCACCGTCAGTATCCATGACCACGCGAGCCTCCTCCTTGCAGCAGAGACCAGACCCGGATTGCTCGGACACCACCGAGAACCAGCTCCCGTCGTGGGAGGAGTTCGCCTGGGTGGTGCAGGAACCCGCCGACGAGCCCTTGGCGCTGTCGCCGTCCCATCCCTTGTCCTCGCCGCCATTCGCGCGAGGGCCGGACCGCACGGAATCGACGGTGCTCGTCAGCGAGCCTGCAGTGTGGTTCGTCTCCGGCGGCTCCTGGCCGGAGCAGCCAGTGGAGTTGGAAGAGAGCGACCCAATGGAGGTCTCTGACGGCGAGAGCTGCACGTCGAGGATCTTGAGAGACTCCAGCCTCTTGATGGCCCTCCTGAGCCGCCTCTCCGCCTTGTTCCTGATGTtcacctcctcggcgagctgcttctcaagctcgtccaACTGTGACCAGCCATCGAATTAAGTCAACAGAAGAAAAATTCCAAGTAAGAATGTAAGAGATGCAATGAACCAATAGCCACTGAAGGAGCTGGCGCATGAGTACGGGATGTGTATAATAGAAGGTAGCATACCCTGCTGGCGAGCTGGTCGGCTTCCTCCTTGGCCGCCTTGGACGCCACCCTCTCGGCTTGCAGCCTCCCTCTGAGGCACTCCACCGtcctcatgccgccgccaccaccctcgccgccgcccacaTTTCCCCTGCACAATCAACAAAAAATGCAGAACAAAAAAGGATTCAGGGTTAACCCTCCTAGGATCCCCGTTAACACGTACGCCATCAAACACGCAGTTCAAGAACGCATGCAGCACCCGGACCAAGAAGGCATCCAGGGATAAAGAATCCAAGAATCTTTCCTGGAAACCGAGAAAGCATCGAAGAAGGCAAATTAAGCAGTAATCCTAGCCGTCGACCAACCTGCATTGCGTGGCCGGTTCAGACATTCCTCCTGGCTCCTGGCCTGGACACGACGATCTCGTATCGTTGCCGAGCTTGGCAATGGCAGGGAAAAGGGAAGAGAAGAGTTGCGCTTGTGTTAGCTTGCCGCAACACGCGGCATGTGGCGGCGGTGGCTTTAGGCTGCACTAGTGCATGCACGCTGCTTTTGAGGCAGCTCGGCAGGGTGCGGCGGTTGCTGAATTCAGAGGAGGGGGAGGCTTGAAGCAGAAGGTGTCGTGGGCGCGAGGCGAGGCAGGGAAGGGAAGCTAGAGCCTAGAAGGAGGAGGCAGGGATTTGACGGAGGATTTGATGACCACAGTGACGCCCGGGCGGCTCTGTCCGTGACTGCCGCCCGTGAGCCGCGTTACTAGAAACCAAACCACCTCTTTCACTTCAGTGCAGTGGTACATTCTTCagcttcttcttttcttcaaGTTCAAGGACATACACATCACGTTCACAATTTCACCATGCTAATTCTCAAAAACAATTTCACCATGCTCAGATCAAAATTCAGCTAGCATGTGCAAGCAACCCAACTCAACAAGTCAATTCTATAGCTCTGCAGACAAAGATAACACTTGATGAACTGGTAAACCGGATTAACAAATTGATGGTCGCAGAGGGGGAGCATGTGGGGTCTTGGCCCTGGGCCTCGTAATCTGCAATGTGGTAAGATTGATAACAGAGAGTGCAGAAAGGATGCCACGTGACGGGCAGCACTGCTCGTTCAATTAACCCGCTTGTTGTTTGCGCGGCCCCATCATCGCGTCCTCTTCCTCGGTTATCTTTTGCCCGTGGGTTTTAGCAGCCACCGACTTCTCTATTTCTTATTGTATCAAAATAGGCACAAAGACAAAATAAACActtgcagcgtcgttgtcgcggcGCCTCACGAGCGGCCTGTGCCCCTGGCGCGTCCCAGCTGAACTGAATCGGAGAGATAACCGACGATGGCCCTCGCTAGTGTTAACAATGACACTCGAGCTGTCCTCGGCATGTGTATCAGAAAGATAAGTGCTAACAGCAATAAGCATGAGAGGAAGCATGCCCAGTTAGGTGAATAATCATAAACTAAACCGGCTTGCCATGTTAGATTTCGACTGAACTGACGCTCGCTCGATCTTGGAGATGTACTCGAGCGAACGAGCGGTTCGTGGAGATGTACCTTTTGATTCTGCTCTTGCTCCTGCTGTAGTGCTGTTCTTCTTGGTAGTACAGAGATTCCTCGCCCAGGAGCTGAACTGACATGAATGTACCCAggtctacaaaaaaaaaaaaacagtcatGTATGTACCCGAATAATGTGCAGGAGCCGAGCTGGGACATTATTCATGGCGGGATCCGTACATCGTGCTTTAGTACGCGCTGAACTTTATACGGAGTACTTTGATTGATACTACTTACAACGGTTAGGCTAGAGATTTATCCAGTCAAACAACATATGCTTTGGAAAGCAAGTAGCAGTTAAAGTATAAAGAGATCGATCACAGGATGGAGACTGTACAGTCTGTACCTGTATTCTTCTAGAGCCGCTCCAAGAGCCTTTTGCCGGCATGGCAGCGCCTCTCGATCCCATCATTCCCGATCTGGGGGTGGAGCTTTTGTGCTGATGAACGGTGATGATGCTGGGTTTCTCCGGCACGGCAAGTGAATGCAGACACACGTAGCCCGTGTCCCATGTCATGTTCAACACTGCCAaattcttgttcaaaaaaaaaaaaaaaaacaccgccAAATGCACGAAGAGATATAAGGCCTTCTCTTACAGCTGGTCATTACCGTGACCTACTGACATGGGAGTTGGGAGGTGCATCACGTGCACAAGATCAAATCAGTGTGCATGCATAATAACACCAAACAATTCAAACCATTTTGAAATTCTAGATTTAGATCAAGACACATGAAAGGACAACCGACACGCAGATTAATTAACCCGCGACCACCGGCCAAGTTTCGGTCTCAAAAGATCCAAAGAAATGGTAGGGACATGTATAATGCCAAGAGGAAATGAAGTGAGAAAGGTCCCTCCTGATTTGTCTTGCTGCTTGCTGTTCTTGTGTGGTAATTTAATCATAATGAAGTGCTTCCACGGTTTCTATCTACAACCTACCTGCATAGTCTTTGAGCTTCACATGTGTTCAGATGAGTGTGCGCAGCACTATAATTTAACTGATGGCGTGAGTGTACTCATTTTAGCTTCACTTGAACTGCAAGACTCCAGGGTGCGCTGGACCACCACACATCAGGATTGTAATCAACTTGTTACATTCACCTCATCAAGTCGCCAGAGATGGTAGTTCACCGGATTCCGGCGATTCAGGCAGAGCGGAAGGGCGGCGAGAAGAGCTGAAACTACCTTCCCTTGCCAATCGTTTTCTCCTTTGCAGTTTACCGTATGTTGGGTCCGTGAAACTGGAAATATGAGGACTGAGACTCCGAGAGCCTCGTTTGCCAGCTTACCGCAAAATATTTTACGAGCCAGTCCGGTTTGCGGGATCTGTTAAACCGCAAAATGGTATGGCCATTTTTTTCGTCCAAAACCGCAGAATGGCAGTCATTTTGCAGTTCTGCCTCTTTTACGGAATCTGccagagatgctctaacattatCTGCTTTCCTCGTTTGGGATGCGTTCAGTGCATGTGGAGATGGCTGCAACCTCAGGGCTGCGAAGTTTTAGCATGTGAGGAGCAATGTGGGCAACAAGAGCCATGCCTTTCCAGGTAGTGACACCTTAATAAGTTGGGTAACAAACCTGGGAGCTGCTTGCGTGCTTTTCTTCTCTCGGAGTTCATTCATGAGCTGCATGGGAAGAGGAGAAGTGGAATGATCCAAGCATGTGAACCATGATCCAGGCAAAAAGACAGATCTTGTTGGATTATCTCTTCGCAGCTCTAGTTCTGGCTGTGGTATTTCCAAATAATACGGGCGTTTTCGTCGGTGAAGTTTCAACTGGTATTTTGGCAGTTCAGATACCAAATCCACACACAGTTAATataccaaggaaaaccaattattTTTTTGGGTCTATGGTATGCAATCAATCAATCAACTACAGTATATGTTTATCAAATGGATAATCTTCTGCACCTTGATCTTTTATTATTATTGTTTCATCCGGGATTAAGGTACAGGTCATGCTTGCACATCGTGATCATGAAATTACCTGTTGCTTCGGTAATTGTTGACATTGAAATCATATAGTACAGAAGGTTCAGACAAGAATGTCATGGAAACAATGCTCTCGTTGGCTCTAGCTTCTGTTCTCTGTCGTACCAGAATTTGGTGCTCAATCAAATCAATATGATTGACCATTGGATGCGGAATACAGATACAATGGTCCAGGTAATTCCAAAAGGCTGATATGCTATCAGGCTTGATAATCACGTCTCAACTATTAGATCTATTGATTGAATATGTCATCACTATAAATTGTCTTCATTGCATTCCTGAAATATGATTTGTCTTCATTCAACTGATGCCAGGATCTTGTCTATATACCTCAACCCAATTAATCTACAAACAACCAAATTAAGTCTCCTGTCTCCTCCGGTGTAATGGTGGTACCTCTGAACCCAGTTTGCTGTCTCCTGGTTTCCGAAAACTCGCTTCCGCGTGGAATGATGGATGGCGCTTCCTGATTTTTGCAGTGCAATGGTCAAGTGGAAACTGATCGTGTCCGTTCAGGATGGATTAGCAGCGATCTCTATCTATTGCACGATCTATTGTTTCCGTGTCCagctaaaaaaaaattgtttccTTGTCGGTGAGCAGCTTAATTACTGCAAAACAGCAAAAGTGAACTCACTTGCATAAATTTTGTCTTCCATTTAGTGGATTTTGTGCAGATAACGTATGATTCCTTCTAATGGTACGCGGCCCAGATGTTTGATTTCAAGGCACACGACATAAATTCAGTTAATAAGTATCGTAATTCAGGGAGCTTCGACTGGTTTATGTACATTACGACCGTTCATAGGCCTTTTCAGTTCAGTCATGTGTGAAGTGCCGAATTCTTTGTGCCTCTCCAGTTCGGATGTCAGTTTGCGCCCATCATCTGCTCAAATCACATGTGCAGTTGCCATCGGGCGATTTAAGAACTCACTGTGTAGCGTACATGCTTTGGTCTGACACAGGCTGATCAGCAGCTTGTGAGTTATTCTAGTTTAGATGGCCTTAAGGACACAGGATTATAGTGATATTTTTTATTGCTTATGTGCGACAATAAAAGCCATCGAAAGGGCGGTATCCATGCCCTAGATACAAGCAATGCGATTATCTCAAAGCATAATGAGGTTCTTACCTTGGCTTTGTGAAATGCAAGTTAATCTTTCATAAACGAAAACCATCTTTCTGCTAGTACAGACAAACCAGCCCAGCGACACTTGTCATTGTAAATGAAACCGACGGTTTATATCCATGTTCTCAGCGTATTCTTCTATCAGAATAAGTTATGTGAGCATGTTTTTATGCTTTCTTTACTAGATTTGTTAGTCGCTGCAGCCTGCATGCTGATTTGGAGACAATAAGCAGTCACTGACAATAAGTGTTGTAGGCGTGCATGGCTATATAACTTTAGCATTGCTCTGCACTAAGATGCATTTCTGTACTCTGGACTCTGAATTTCATCTTTTAAGTAGCCATTTTCCATCATTCTTCTGAATTTTCCTATCCTTGACTTTACCATGTCACCCACACAACTGAAAATGACCAAACAAATGAGAAAAATATATGCATGCTGCCGGAGTAGGAACAGCAATACATTTCAGTTTATAGTACGTCTTGTGAAGCAGAGTTGCCTACTCTGCTCGCTATAGACGAAATTCATTTCAGTGCATGTACTTACCATTCTTCCTATGTATGACAGTCAGGGTACAACTACACCTATgtggttttctttttcttttgcctaTGCAGCTGTCTTGAGTACAGTTATTGCaattttcttttctccttttgaGTTAGTAGGCATGAGTCGATCCGAGGAATACACTTGTTCAGGCCCAGAGAAGAACCACCATGGCACCATGGAGTTCTTCAATGAGGGCAACCTGTTTTTCAACTTCGAAGGTACATGGCCATGAGGTACAACTTCACTgaataataaaaaaaaaatcgGCTAGGAAGTTCTTTTGTTGCAACACTAAACATACTTCCAAAGTACAAATGTGATAGGATACAAAAGCCGAAGTGTACACTTCGAATTTCTTGTGTTCATTAACCACATGTTTCACCTTGGGCCAGATAATATGGATGCTTGAGATGGAACTGAATATGTCGATGGATTATCTTGAATGTACAAGAGAAAATTTGCATCAAAAGTTACACGTACCACACCTTCCAATACCTTGATCACAGTTTACATGGAAGGCCTTTGAATGTTATCATGTTGCAGGCACCATATTGCGAGCTTCATCATTTGAAACACTTCCTCTTGGTGTGAGACCATATCATCACTATGAGTGTCAATCAGATCAACCAATTGGTTGTTTTGAGATTTTTCTCGTAATTGATTTATGAGCTGAACATTCTCCTTAGGCTGAGAGTTGTCAATATTTTTTTCTTCCACTTACTATTTCCATGATGACAACTCCAAAGCTGTAGAGTGTAGACATCAACTTTTTCAGTGATCCACGACGTCAACCATTCAGGTGCCAGATATCCAGGCGTTCCTCTCATCATAGTCACTACCTTGCTTTGATCCCTATTTATTAACTTGCATAGTCCGAAATCAGCCACTTTGGCATTGAAGTTATCATCCAAGAGAATGTTCTGTGGTTTGATATCCAAATGTGCAATTTTCTGCCTGCACTCCTCATGAAGAGAGCATAGGCCCTTGGCAACATCCAGAATGATCCTACACGGTCGCACCAATCAAGAGGGACATTATTGTAGTGGTAATATAGATCCACCTATCAAGCTGCCCTCTTGGCATATATTCATATACCAAAAGCCTCTCAAACTTCTCTGCACAAAAGCCAATTAGCTTGACAAGATTGATGTGTTCAATGCTGCAGATGGTCTCGACTTCTGCCAAAAAATCCTTCTTCCCTTGCCTGGCACTTTCCAAACATTTCACTGCAACTCTCTCTTCACCTAATTTCCCTTCAAAAAACCGATCCAAATTCACCTTCTCTGAGCTTCTTAGTGAACCCTTCTGTGCATTCGCTCAACGTTCCAAAAGAATGCTTCGTTGGCATTCCAGGCAATGGATCAAAATCAAAATCTCATCCTTTGTAGATAAAGAGCGACAACAATGACAAGTAATACAAGAGTAGTAGCAACTCCAACTGTAGCACCTAACACCACATTCATATTGTTTTCATTGGAGGGGTTAAGCTGCACCTTCGCTGTTTTCATTAGAGGGGCTAAGTTGCACCTTAAGGTAAGCATAGGAGTCGTCAATCGTCACCCATAAATCGAGGTCCTATTGCTTGTAAGGAGAAGACCTTCGTCACTGACACACAAGTTCTAAATCTGGAGAAAACAGCCATGCAGGAGCAGTTTTTCAGGCATGCTTGCTTGCAgtcatggatgcttgttgcattcACAGCCTTGTAACTGGACTCAAAGAACGTAGTGTAGGGAATAGTCAAGAGCCGATGGTGTCGTATTTCTTGACAAGAGATTGGAGTTATTGGTGCACAACCGAGACTTGGCGCACGTTCATTTACATACTTGAAGTACCTTGAACTTGAATTACTCTCAAGTGGACAAACGCATTGCCCCGTGCGCATCGCCGTACTCGCCACAAAATGTTGGGTAATCATGATCACCAATCCCAACTGGCTTCACGAACTTCATTACATCATACAGATATGGTGTAGTAGTCCATGTATCATCAGACCATCCATATAGCGTCAGGTGTCCATCATACTCTAATCTGATGAACTGGGCGGATTTAGCTGCTGGCAATGAGATATTAATATCAGGATCTGGCCATCTTGGCTGCCCAGACATGGTGAGGCTTCCATTCATGAATGTGACCTTTGCTGGATAATTTCCTGTCTTGTTTTGTCCCATGAGGTTGAACTAGCACTGCGGTGGTGTGGATTCAACAAAAGCAGATAATCTATGTGGGAGTACAGTGATCTAGAACTTATACTTGGTCGTAGAACTATCTGATGTGAGCCTCATACCTTCCGCAAGTGACTGCCCAAGGACCAATGTATCAGTAGGATGATCAAATGACTGCCACAGAATTGCATTCCTGTGATCAAACAGCACCAGATTGCCCATCTCTGTGATGCACATGCCAGATACAGATTGGCCTGAGCTGTTGCTTGACCAGCTTGGCTACTATCAGCATCACAGAGGACCAAGTTCCTGTCCGAGGTAAACTCAAGAGTGGCATTCTCACTGACAGGACGAGCCTGGTTGGCAGACCAGACAACCTGCTGATGGTTATTGGTGATAGATCTGCCACCGTTAACACTGACTACGCCAAAGAGGAACTTGTCGCCTGGCGTGGAGTAGTCACACAAGAACCCTACAGCAAAGACTAGGCCGATAGAGTTAGTGGCATCTGGTTGTAGTGGACAGGTGAGAATGGGGCGGCGCATGGAAGGGTTGCCGTCAAGGTAGGCTCTACTATTCCATATCTTTGAAGGGTTTGCGGTGGGATGGTTCAAGTGGGAAGGCTGCACTGCAGAGAGCAACAGTGGCTCAGTTGCAAtcacgaagaagaagagaaaggtAGGACCCATGGCCCATCAGAAGAAACTGGCACTGCAATCAGTAAGACTTAGTTAATTCTTTTCTTGTGAGGAGCCAGCAAGAAACTTAAGAACGAAGTAGCAGAGTAGCAAAAACAAGATCACGCCAGCGCACCTGATGATACTGAGCCGCTGCGGAAGATGAATGTGAGCGCTGGAGAGATCTCGCCAGCTTCGGACTGCAAGACAGTGTAATGGGGTTTTCAGAGATGGATCTTACTAGCTCCAGAGCAACTGTCGACTGACTGGCTGTGCCGGCCCTAAGGCATCCTGCATCCTAGTATGGTACGAGTTGTTGCTGGATAGTGAAGTGTATGTCAACAAACAAACTAATCTCCCTGGACAGTGGAGTCTACGCCAACACGTTTCCCAGTTATGACAGGAAAGCCGGATGTGCTCCATGCCTCCCCCTAAGGCATCCTGCATCCTAGTATGGTACGAGTTGTTGCTGGATAGTGAAGTGTATGTCAACAAACAAACTAATCTCCCTGGACAGTGGAGTCTACGCCAACACGTTTCCCAGTTATGACAGGAAAGCCGGATGTGCTCCATGCCTCCATCCAACAAAATCATTTATGAGAGCGACCCAGACATTTGGGACCTGGAGGTAATAGATGAACCGGAAATCTGGATGGCAACGGGCCACTTCAGTGATGTGTGCAAAAAGGAGGATTTATGGAATACCTGATCGAATGCGATTTTCAATGCTCCTTGTCAGCCTGGGACCGTTTGATCTGAACCTGGGGGTGAAGGAGAGTACCTGTGTAGGACAGAGCAGGGACAGACAAGGGCTGGTGGTGCAtcaaattactccctccgtttatattatatatataagTGTATATAAAAATTTAGCCAAAAGTCCCATTTTAACGATAAAAAATAAACATCAACCataccaaatcaatatcaatatATTCGCAATAAGATATACACTTGTACCAGTGTTTTTATTAAATATTGTGAATGTTACTAGTATATTCTTTTATGTTCAATCAAACTTAGTAAGCTTCgccttttgactaaatttataggCCTTGTTTTTTTTGGAACGAAGGTGGTAGCCTATTAAGAAGTCTAGACCACTAGTACAAATGTACAATGATGTTTGTCATTTTTCTTGTATTTTGTAAAATTGATTAGTATCTCCTTTGTGATGGTACTGATGTTAATATAATTTATCTGTTTTGTAAGATTACATTTGGATAAACCTCAAAAAGAAATGCAAACTTTTTTAATCTTTGAGGTAAGTTATACAGATTTTTAATAGACCCTGGAATTCAATCAATTTTCGCAGGCATGTCTTAAGTTGCATTTAAGTTAGAATATGAAAAATAATTGAAGTACCTAGTTGAATATTTCAGTATCCAAAATAA contains:
- the LOC124697975 gene encoding uncharacterized protein LOC124697975, with the translated sequence MSEPATQCRGNVGGGEGGGGGMRTVECLRGRLQAERVASKAAKEEADQLASRLDELEKQLAEEVNIRNKAERRLRRAIKRLESLKILDVQLSPSETSIGSLSSNSTGCSGQEPPETNHTAGSLTSTVDSVRSGPRANGGEDKGWDGDSAKGSSAGSCTTQANSSHDGSWFSVVSEQSGSGLCCKEEARVVMDTDGAKSCGGGSGGSAAGDAGHDSQRESEQPPASSGSGSSKSEASYRGEEDDRLALVLVENPHYHTAESGRPRTEDGAETSDSREPEAESNRLAMVLADPQPQRDAPPVMSISDGSNDVQSVLLALRQVKEHLRYTIERRSEGLVAHRELYGH